A genomic window from Chrysoperla carnea chromosome 3, inChrCarn1.1, whole genome shotgun sequence includes:
- the LOC123296070 gene encoding abscisic-aldehyde oxidase-like — protein MGSKYSSTFDESKPPIPEVNFCINGKKYTICPDGIKISATTSLNTFIRNVAELKGTKIMCSEGGCGSCIVAAQFIHPLTQREVLIAVNSVRIKLEYFMAKILNRKLFQCLVSVLSCQGWSITTIEGIGNNKKGYNKLQKRLAEFNGSQCGFCSPGMIMNMYCLQKNQKNLTQKDIENSFGGNICRCTGYRSISEAFKSFANDADPTLKAKCTDIENINECFQRHSLCDGCELIDKSQKYLVINLGIEKWFKVYTILELVQIISVIKNMKYMLVAGNTAHGVYRRDPDIKVYVDVNHIAELHDIQINKNVVVGANTTISDAIKLFNGI, from the exons atgggTTCAAAATATAGTTCAACGTTTGATGAAAGTAAACCACC aattccTGAAGTGAACTTTTgtataaatggtaaaaaatatacaa TTTGCCCAGACGGGATTAAAATTTCGGCTACGACTTCTTTGAACACATTTATAAGAAATGTAGCTGAACTGAAAGGTACCAAAATTATGTGTTCAGAAGGTGGTTGTGGTAGTTGTATTGTAGCCGCTCAATTTATACACCCACTGACTCAACGAGAGGTTTTGATTGCTGTAAATTCTGTACGTATTAAACTGGAATATTTTATGGCAAAAATTCTAAACCGAAAATTATTTCAGTGTTTGGTATCTGTTTTAAGTTGTCAAGGATGGTCAATAACAACAATTGAAGGCATTGGGAATAATAAAAAAGGTTACAACAAACTACAAAAACGTCTTGCTGAATTTAATGGAAGTCAGTGTGGATTTTGTTCACCTGGCATGATTATGAATATGtactgtttacaaaaaaatcaaaagaatcTCACACAAAAAGACATTGAAAATTCATTTGGTGGTAATATCTGTCGATGTACTGGTTATAGATCGATTTCAGAAGCTTTCAAGAGTTTTGCGAATGACGCCGATCCAACACTTAAAGCAAAATGTAcggatattgaaaatataaatgaatgttTTCAGCGGCATAGTTTATGTGATGGGTGTGAACTAATAGACAAATCCCAAAAATACCTTGTTATCAATTTAGGAATTGAAAAATGGTTTAAAGTTTATACTATTTTGGAATTAGTACAAATTATAAGtgtcattaaaaatatgaaatatatgctTGTGGCTGGAAACACAGCACATG GTGTTTACCGACGAGATCCTGATATTAAAGTTTACGTAGATGTAAACCATATAGCGGAGTTACATGACATTCAGATCAATAAAAATGTAGTTGTTGGAGCCAATACCACAATTTCTGATGCCATTAAATTGTTCAATGGTATCTAA